One genomic region from Bombyx mori chromosome 6, ASM3026992v2 encodes:
- the LOC101745834 gene encoding lachesin, with translation MLLRKFLFYIHLGLVFHVVICFKDTTEVPRFEDSLNNLTVSLGREAVFTCVVNDLGSYRVAWLRVDTQTILTIATHVITKNHRIAVNHSDRRVWFLHIHDVRQSDRGWYMCQLNTDPMKSQTAYLDVVVPPDILDYPTSSDQVAREGANVTLRCAAHGVPTPIVVWRKEAGDLLPTSNFSDTHNSSVSGAVLQLTKVSRLHMGAYLCIASNGVPPSVSKRVMLVVHFPPIMTIQNQLVGAKESDTVHLDCHSEAFPRSINYWTINDQIISQSDKRFEISAIERGYEVDMRLTIKKVGRTTFGTYSCISKNSLGDTDGTIKLYSLSGKFEEMQYNEVGDFEDASDVSELEALKRSGATRLHKTILFLAIYFVS, from the exons aagTACCACGCTTCGAAGATAGTCTTAACAACTTGACAGTTTCACTAGGTAGAGAAGCCGTATTCACTTGTGTCGTCAATGATCTCGGATCCTACAGG GTGGCGTGGCTACGTGTGGACACGCAAACGATCCTGACAATAGCAACCCATGTTATCACGAAGAACCATCGCATAGCTGTGAACCACAGCGACAGGCGCGTCTGGTTCCTTCACATCCACGACGTACGGCAATCAGACCGAGGCTGGTATATGTGTCAACTGAACACAGACCCTATGAAGAGTCAGACAGCTTATTTAGATGTTGTAG TTCCGCCGGACATCTTAGACTACCCGACAAGCAGCGACCAAGTGGCCAGAGAAGGCGCCAACGTAACTCTGCGGTGTGCCGCCCACGGGGTACCGACTCCGATAGTTGTATGGAGAAAAGAGGCTGGGGACTTGTTACCTACAAGTAATTTTAGTGATACACACA ataGTTCAGTAAGCGGTGCAGTATTGCAATTAACGAAAGTATCAAGGTTACACATGGGAGCGTACCTGTGCATCGCCAGCAATGGTGTTCCGCCCTCAGTTAGCAAACGAGTTATGCTTGTAGTGCACT TTCCGCCTATAATGACTATACAAAACCAATTAGTTGGAGCGAAAGAAAGTGACACAGTACATTTAGATTGTCATTCCGAGGCTTTCCCAAGGTCTATTAATTATTGGACTATAAACGATCAAATTATTTCACAGT CTGATAAAAGATTCGAAATATCAGCAATAGAGAGAGGCTACGAAGTAGATATGAGGCTTACTATCAAGAAAGTAGGCAGAACCACATTCGGTACATACAGTTGTATATCGAAGAACTCGCTCGGCGATACCGACGGAACcataaaattgtatt CACTGTCCGGCAAGTTCGAAGAGATGCAGTACAACGAGGTAGGGGATTTCGAAGACGCCTCGGACGTGAGTGAACTGGAAGCTTTGAAGCGAAGTGGGGCAACTCGATTACATAAAACTATACTATTCTTAGCTATATACTTTGTATCATAA